The following nucleotide sequence is from Rhodospirillales bacterium.
TTTTGAAGAGTTTAAAGGAACAGGCAACTCCGAGATTGTTCTAGATCGCAAGATTTCCGATAAACGTGTGTTTCCGGCAATTGATATTCAAAAATCAGGAACGCGGAAAGAAGAATTGCTGGTTGATCGCGATACTTTGCAGAAAATGTGGGTATTGCGGCGTATTCTTACGCCGATGGGCACCGTTGACGCTGTTGAATTCCTGCTCGGCAAAATGAAACAGACAAAGAATAACGATGAATTCTTTAATGCGATGAATCAGTAATCTGCATCACAGGTTATATTAATCTGCTAATTTTTCTTTTAATTCGCGCATGGTAAAGGCGATGAAGTCGCGCTGGGAGAGCATGCCGGTAAGTTTTCCGTTATTATCTGTGACCGGCATATGGCGAAATCTGCCATGATTCATACGGCCCATACATAAAAGCGCAGAATCGTGGGCGGTCGCGGTTTCAATCCCTTTTGACATGACATCTGAAATTTTTGTGCTTTCAACATCACGGCCCTGCCCGACAACGCGGACCAATAGATCACGCTCGGTAAAAATACCAACCAGTTTGTCATTATCTGTGACTGCTACGGCGCCGAAATGTTTGAAGGCCATCATAACGACAACATCGTAAACGGTATCGTCTGGTTTGCAGGTTAGGACCTGCTTACGGTTTTTAAACTCAGGCATGTCGGCGATGTGCATGGTAGTGTTTCCTTATTTCGGTCATGATGAATCACAGTGTGATTTTAATGCTCTATAAACGTATCATAACTGATCTCAGGTGGATAAAAAGAAAGTCATACAATTGTATTTGAATTGTAATTGTATCAATTTTTTAGCAAATTTTCCATGTAATCACTTGAAAAACAATACAAAATCGAAACGAAAGTATTTGCCATAATTATAATTGTGTGATGGGATAAAGGTATAAGCCTGGCCTATCAAAAAGGTTATATAAAAACAATAAATGGGTTCACGTCTTAAGTC
It contains:
- a CDS encoding CBS domain-containing protein; translation: MHIADMPEFKNRKQVLTCKPDDTVYDVVVMMAFKHFGAVAVTDNDKLVGIFTERDLLVRVVGQGRDVESTKISDVMSKGIETATAHDSALLCMGRMNHGRFRHMPVTDNNGKLTGMLSQRDFIAFTMRELKEKLAD